From Anopheles arabiensis isolate DONGOLA chromosome 3, AaraD3, whole genome shotgun sequence, a single genomic window includes:
- the LOC120903424 gene encoding structural maintenance of chromosomes protein 3-like encodes MYLKEIIINGFKSYKLQTVVERLDPKHNVVVGRNGSGKSNFFSAIEFVLSDEYNNLRPAQRVGLINKGTSKNRSDSAYVEIVFDHSSASQTTPSPGTETRIRRTISATKDQYTVNGRNVTRKEIDELLDTLGLSSCNPYYIVKQGKVSQLTMARPRQLLQLLYDIGGIRVYDEKLKEILKLWQDADKGLQQIHAERTALANRLELLSSQQREQRAFEQLEKKHRVLQSVVLDKKQQSVLAALEAHGQAGQEWKEKQRALLEQKTEAVNRSKALKQAQKDNETELASAEALKADKATELLRLDRHKTRVDLKVEDLQKELRRQLGLQNSEQEQLEKDNEEIAELQAKLQTLSGEWAKVQEQRAALDFDVLMKKQLRSERLNKLRRGEQFSTREERDRFLQQEIAYAGKQIESDSKALAEAKRAREALTKELASEKASHERDEAELRELTEQEQYYASQLAQISERLREAKGVLDDLLANEAAQKLELNDCKALIARQEQTLRKKLGPATYQGCKSVRTVLDALCAQGNDGGRAGVAQGYCGRVLDLFHCDESIYQAVETVAGNKLFYHVVESDRIANELIALCTRHKLPGEYNFMPLNRLHASKQKYPPDSASVRPLISLLTYDGCYEPVFRHIFGKTLLCEELETAARVAQQYGLSCVTHEGDTVRPGVLSGGYRSPTASTIQARLLLANLDDKMSQLEDSLKTTAESIPPAARLIKGSELEHTNEARKLERAKQHVESVRERIRSFPERCRKLEAKLSEAGSKIRALETELQLVRAKVDGLRREFATKFDCVLSEEDVRVIEQLDAAIREIERQKHEAFNAQLQAEQAKAKIENRLNAVLIPRRDALVASGGGARCRELKELILQCQREQDAFTLKIDNLQKKMKENEQLILKGTERRNKLAAELDRWAEKLKTTEEALSIGDPQQMRHEARKRDLENEARQYAEQIGALGVLPAIDRAYQRMDLPTLMKELDRTSKQLKKFGSVNQAATDESTRLSQELSSIDRKLQQLEQSRALHDASIQQLRAQRTDSLERTFDSVRRNFGEIFSKLVPAGCGQLSLQTADLDDAAEGAIERTDHPDGGEPVDRYVGLRLEVSFRGNGELMREMNALSGGQKTLVAIALIFAIQRNKPAPFYLFDEIDQALDAQHRKVIAGEIAALSASSQFITITFRRELLEHAAKYFGVRYRNNMSFIDPVTKQQAYDFIVDAKIQS; translated from the exons CAAACCACACCGTCGCCGGGAACGGAAACACGCATTCGACGGACCATTTCAGCCACCAAAGACCAGTACACGGTGAACGGGCGTAACGTAACGCGCAAAGAGAttgacgagctgctcgacacaCTCGGCCTCTCGTCGTGCAATCCGTACTACATCGTGAAGCAGGGCAAGGTGAGTCAGCTCACGATGGCCCGGCCCcgccagctgctgcagctgctgtacGATATCGGTGGCATACGCGTGTACGACGAGAAGCTGAAGGAGATCCTGAAACTGTGGCAGGACGCCGACAAAGGTCTGCAGCAGATACACGCCGAGCGCACTGCCCTGGCCAATCGGCTCGAGCTGCTCTCCTCCCAGCAGCGGGAGCAGCGGGCTTTCGAGCAGCTGGAAAAGAAGCATCGCGTACTGCAATCTGTCGTGCTGGATAAAAAGCAGCAGTCTGTGCTGGCAGCTCTCGAGGCTCATGGCCAGGCCGGGCAAGAGTGGAAGGAAAAGCAACGCGCGCTGTTGGAGCAGAAAACGGAAGCAGTGAACCGCTCGAAAGCGCTCAAACAGGCGCAGAAAGACAATGAAACGGAGCTGGCAAGCGCGGAAGCGCTAAAAGCGGACAAAGCGACAGAATTACTTCGCCTGGACCGACATAAGACGAGGGTGGACCTGAAAGTGGAGGACCTGCAGAAAGAGCTGAGACGGCAGCTCGGCTTGCAGAACAGTGAGCAGGAGCAGCTGGAGAAAGATAATGAGGAAATTGCGGAGCTTCAGGCAAAACTGCAAACCCTTTCCGGCGAGTGGGCAAAGGTGCAGGAACAGCGAGCCGCATTGGATTTCGACGTGCTGATGAAAAAGCAGCTGCGCAGTGAACGGTTAAACAAACTGCGGCGTGGAGAGCAGTTCTCTACCCGCGAGGAGCGAGACCGATTCCTGCAGCAGGAGATTGCGTACGCCGGCAAACAGATTGAGAGCGACTCGAAAGCCTTAGCCGAGGCAAAGCGGGCACGGGAAGCGCTGACGAAGGAGCTAGCCAGCGAGAAGGCCAGCCACGAGCGAGATGAGGCAGAGTTAAGGGAGCTGACCGAGCAGGAGCAGTACTATGCGTCGCAGCTGGCCCAGATCAGCGAGCGGCTGCGCGAGGCTAAGGGTGTGCTAGACGATCTGCTTGCCAACGAAGCGGCCCAAAAGCTGGAGCTGAACGATTGCAAAGCACTCATAGCCCGGCAGGAGCAAACGCTGCGCAAAAAGCTGGGTCCGGCAACGTACCAGGGCTGCAAATCGGTACGCACCGTGCTGGATGCGCTGTGTGCGCAGGGCAACGACGGCGGTAGGGCCGGGGTGGCGCAGGGTTACTGTGGCCGTGTGCTGGACTTGTTTCACTGCGACGAAAGCATCTACCAGGCGGTGGAAACCGTCGCTGGCAACAAACTGTTCTACCACGTGGTGGAATCGGATCGGATCGCCAACGAACTAATCGCCCTGTGCACCAGGCACAAGCTGCCGGGCGAGTACAACTTCATGCCGTTGAATCGTTTGCACGCGAGTAAGCAAAAGTACCCGCCGGACAGTGCCTCGGTGCGGCCGCTAATTTCCCTGCTAACGTACGACGGTTGCTACGAGCCCGTGTTTCGGCACATCTTTGGCAAAACGTTGCTGTGCGAGGAGCTGGAAACGGCGGCCCGGGTGGCCCAACAGTACGGGCTGTCCTGTGTGACGCACGAGGGGGACACGGTGCGCCCCGGCGTTCTGTCCGGCGGGTACCGTTCACCGACCGCTTCCACCATTCAGGCGCGTTTGCTTCTCGCCAATTTGGACGATAAAATGTCGCAGCTCGAGGATAGTCTCAAAACCACCGCGGAATCCATACCACCGGCCGCCAGGCTGATCAAAGGCTCGGAGCTGGAACACACCAACGAAGCGAGAAAGCTGGAACGGGCCAAACAGCACGTGGAAAGCGTACGGGAGCGGATTCGCTCCTTTCCGGAACGGTGCCGCAAGCTGGAGGCGAAGCTGAGCGAAGCTGGGAGCAAAATCCGTGCGCTGGAAACGGAGCTGCAGTTGGTGCGCGCTAAGGTGGACGGTTTGCGGCGTGAGTTCGCGACCAAGTTCGACTGCGTGCTGTCGGAAGAGGATGTGCGGGTGATCGAGCAGCTGGACGCGGCCATACGAGAGATCGAGCGCCAGAAGCACGAAGCGTTCAATGCCCAGCTGCAGGCAGAGCAAGCAAAGGCAAAGATTGAGAATCGATTAAACGCTGTACTGATTCCGAGACGCGACGCGCTCGTCGCTTCCGGCGGTGGCGCTAGGTGCAGAGAGCTGAAGGAGCTGATACTGCAGTGTCAGCGGGAGCAGGATGCATTCACACTCAAAATCGACAATCTgcagaagaagatgaaggaaAATGAGCAACT cATACTCAAAGGGACGGAAAGGCGTAACAAGCTTGCCGCCGAGCTGGACCGCTGGGCTGAAAAGTTGAAAACCACCGAGGAGGCCCTCAGCATCGGCGATCCGCAACAAATGCGACACGAGGCCCGGAAACGTGACTTGGAAAATGAAGCACGCCAGTACGCCGAGCAAATCGGTGCGCTCGGTGTTTTGCCCGCCATTGATCGGGCGTACCAAAGGATGGATCTGCCAACG CTAATGAAGGAACTGGATCGCACCAGCAAGCAGTTGAAAAAGTTTGGCAGCGTCAATCAAGCGGCCACCGACGAATCCACCCGCCTGTCGCAAGAGCTGAGCTCGATCGATCggaagctgcagcagctggagCAGTCCCGGGCGCTGCACGATGCCAGCATACAGCAGCTGCGCGCCCAGCGCACCGACAGCTTGGAGCGAACGTTCGACAGTGTGCGGCGAAACTTTGGCGAGATTTTTAGCAAACTGGTACCGGCCGGTTGCGGCCAGCTAAGCCTACAGACAGCGGACCTGGACGACGCCGCTGAGGGGGCCATCGAGCGGACGGACCACCCGGACGGCGGGGAGCCGGTGGATCGATACGTGGGACTGCGGCTGGAGGTTTCGTTCCGCGGCAACGGGGAGCTGATGCGCGAGATGAACGCTTTGTCGGGCGGGCAGAAAACGTTGGTGGCGATAGCGCTCATATTTGCGATTCAGCGGAACAAACCGGCCCCGTTCTATCTGTTCGACGAGATCGATCAGGCGCTGGACGCCCAGCACCGTAAGGTGATTGCGGGCGAGATCGCTGCACTGAGCGCCAGCTCGCAGTTCATCACGATCACGTTCCGGCGGGAGCTGCTGGAGCACGCGGCCAAGTACTTTGGTGTGCGGTACCGGAACAACATGAGCTTCATCGATCCGGTGACGAAGCAGCAGGCGTACGATTTCATTGTGGATGCAAAGATCCAAAGCTAA
- the LOC120903425 gene encoding uncharacterized protein LOC120903425, which translates to MGIRHLHTFMEKNGGFYTVNMEREILEAKKFTENPLLVIDMKVLHPIFGTDKRSLLCGGQFSVVEHMADTFFKRLTDAGAELVFYYDGTLKMNDKWIANQNEKYDRMISILDGIDAEPSLKEAADKFEQTIPYNTCIKLKNVAKRHGKFIVSKDLKCDQALAIYATKFKALAVVTHDTDFLIFEGRWQLWHANHIDVNKLITKAYCKQVLLCTLGLQWPQMAIWATLAGNSFFKYDELVPFLSEFGPNNQKFYRLAKYVRQLPLRNGKLDDDTVHSILARVYWNRQVPPEAYDWFRQSVAFYQLNEPSKDSQQNDGDPFAHLLEDEHYVTYSILTDKPHTCTILFFDYRTSEIGNYYEIIEPIIARMAGILLYHHKEERQDVTLAIKRNHHESHSVVTVPATFPTAITPPPLIELISKDERVQASLLERKLQLWRWVCSDDLLDVEQFNTVPPAFMCTVLTLYRLRQCGAIRIFEADLLLLIAQQLSKGVFDLTLEPYPQRLNPRAFRLAFVFQNVYHHMARVAKVLGLSEEYRPMTPYDGHRFHNMYNVWTGMNVESEFQPIEEWRFYKHAKSHAVQNE; encoded by the exons ATGGGTATTCGTCATCTACATACGTTCATGGAAAAGAATGGCGGATTTTACACTGTGAACATGGAGCGTGAAATTCT CGAAGCGAAGAAATTCACCGAAAACCCCTTATTGGTAATCGACATGAAGGTGTTGCACCCTATATTTGGTACCGACAAACGTAGCCTACTGTGCGGCGGTCAGTTTTCGGTAGTGGAACATATGGCAGATACGTTTTTCAAGCGCCTCACTGATGCTGGTGCTGAACTGGTATTTTATTACGACGGAACACTCAAAATGAACGATAAATGGATCGCTAACCAGAATGAAAAGTACGATCGGATGATCAGCATCCTCGACGGAATCGATGCAGAGCCGTCGTTGAAGGAGGCTGCAGACAAGTTCGAACAGACGATACCATACAACACGTGCATCAAGTTGAAGAACGTGGCCAAACGGCACGGCAAGTTTATTGTCTCCAAGGACTTGAAATGTGATCAAGCGTTGGCGATTTACGCCACCAAGTTTAAGGCACTGGCGGTCGTTACGCACGACACCGATTTCCTCATTTTTGAGGGCAGGTGGCAGCTGTGGCACGCGAACCATATCGATGTGAACAAGTTGATTACGAAGGCCTACTGCAAGCAGGTGCTACTATGCACGCTTGGTTTGCAGTGGCCTCAGATGGCCATATGGGCAACGTTAGCTGGGAACAGTTTCTTCAAATACGACGAGCTGGTACCCTTTCTAAGCGAGTTTGGcccaaacaatcaaaagttTTATCGATTGGCCAAATATGTGCGACAGTTGCCGCTGCGAAACGGAAAGCTGGATGACGATACGGTACACTCGATACTGGCGCGGGTGTACTGGAACAGACAAGTACCGCCCGAGGCTTACGACTGGTTTCGGCAAAGTGTTGCCTTCTATCAGCTG AATGAACCATCGAAGGATTCGCAGCAGAACGACGGTGATCCTTTCGCTCACTTACTGGAGGACGAACATTACGTCACCTACAGTATTCTGACCGATAAGCCGCATACCTGTACCATCTTATTCTTTGATTATCGGACGTCCGAGATTGGAAATTATTATGAAATCATCGAACCGATCATTGCACGCATGGCAGGTATACTGCTCTATCATCACAAGGAAGAACGGCAGGACGTAACGCTGGCCATAAAGCGCAATCATCATGAGTCACACTCGGTCGTCACAGTTCCAGCCACGTTCCCTACTGCCATTACACCACCCCCGTTAATTGAGTTGATTTCAAAGGATGAAAGGGTACAGGCCTCGTTGCTCGAGCGTAAACTGCAACTCTGGCGATGGGTTTGTTCCGACGATTTGCTCGACGTGGAACAGTTCAATACCGTGCCACCCGCGTTCATGTGCACGGTACTTACCCTGTACCGCTTGAGACAGTGTGGCGCCATCCGCATATTCGAAGCGGATCTACTTTTGCTCATTGCTCAGCAGCTTTCTAAGGGTGTGTTCGATCTAACGCTGGAACCGTATCCACAGCGCTTGAATCCACGAGCCTTTCGATTGGCATTTGTATTTCAGAATGTGTACCACCATATGGCTCGGGTGGCCAAAGTGCTTGGTCTGTCCGAAGAGTACCGACCGATGACACCATACGATGGGCACCGGTTCCACAACATGTATAACGTGTGGACAGGCATGAATGTGGAATCAGAATTCCAACCGATTGAAGAATGGCGTTTTTACAAGCATGCAAAATCACACGCCGTACAGAACGAATGA